In Chryseobacterium oryzae, the genomic stretch ATATTTTGATGAATCATGAAGAATTAACTCATCCTTCACTATTCAAAATCAGCGAAAAATTTGTTGCTCCACACATCATTGCACCCGCGGTTTACAAAGAAATGCTGTTTTCTCTGTTACAGAAAAATTTTGAAAAAGATTTCTCTTCTTTTACTTTTGAATGGAAAAATAATTCCTGGCTCATTTCTATTAATTCCACACAATACGAATATCAATCTTACGAAGAAATATTAAATTTCGTTAAAAATATTCATTAATATAATCTATTTATTACTAATTTTATATACTATGCATGCATAGTATTATGCTCTTCATACAATTTAACCTACTGTTTTTCATTTAGTTAACAAAATTTAACTAAAATAAATACTATGCATGCATAATATTTGCTACTTTTGGATAAACCCATTACACAGAAAAGTATGGATCAAAATAATAAAGAAAAAATAGAAAACATTGATTTAATTCTGAAACAAACCTGGATTTCGGTTCAGAAAATGTATTCAGATCTTGCACAGGAATATGATTCTACTGCTGTACAGGCACTTACACTTCTAAAAATAGATCCTAAAGAAGGCACAAGAAGTACCAATCTAGGTCCAAAAATGGCAATAGAACCTACTTCTCTTACAAGAATTATTAAGCTTCTTGAAGATAACGGATACATTTATAAAGAAAAAACCACTTCCGATAAACGTGAAGTAATTATAAAACTTACAGAAAAAGGACTTAATTCCAGAAATTTATCTAAAGAAGTAGTGGTTAACTTCAACAAAAAAGTGATGGAGAAAATTTCTCTTGAAAAACTAGAGATATTCAAAGAAGTGATGACGGAAATTATGAAGATTTCTAATGATCTAAACAATAAAAAATAAATCAGAAAAATATGAAAAGAAGAATCAAACACGTTACAGTTCTTGGTTCAGGAATTATGGGAAGCGGTATTGCTGCACATTTTGCCAATATTGGGGTACAGGTGTCGCTCTTGGATATCGTTCCTTTTGAACTCAGCGAAGCAGAACAGAAAAAAGGTTTGACTAAAGAAGACAAAGCGGTAAGAAACCGAATTGCTTCCGAAAACTTTGAAAAACTGAAAAAAGCAAGTCCTGCACTACTCTATTCACCAAAATTTGCCGACCGTATAAAAGTTGGAAATTTTGATGATGATCTTCCTAAAATAAAAGATACAGACTGGATTATTGAGGTAGTTGTAGAAAGACTTGACATTAAAAAATCGGTTTACGAGAAAATTGAACAGTTCAGAAAACCCGGAACACTTATCTCATCCAACACTTCCGGAATTCCTATTCACTTTTTAACGGAGGGAAGAAGTGAAGATTTTAAACAGTATTTTGCCGGAACTCACTTCTTTAATCCTGTAAGATATCTTCCACTTTTAGAAATTATTCCAACCACCGATACACTTCCGGAAGTCATTGATTTTTATATGAATTACGGGGCAAAATTCTTAGGAAAAACTACCGTTTTAGCCAAAGATACTCCGGCATTTATCGCCAACAGAATTGGGGTTTTCTCTATTATGGATTTGCTTCACAATGTACAAAAATTAGGTTTAACAGTTTCTGATGTTGATAAATTAACCGGTCCTGTGATTGGCAGACCAAAATCTGCCACATTCAGAACTGCAGATGTTGTAGGTTTGGATACTTTGGTGCATGTAGCCAACGGTGTACACCAAAGCGGAACAGAAGCTAATGATTTTAATGATGTTTTTGAACTTCCTGCCTACATCCAAAAAATGATGGATAATAAATGGTTAGGCTCAAAAACAGAACAGGGCTTTTACAAAAAAGTAAAGGGTGCAGATGGCAAATCTGAAATTCATGGGTTAAATCTTGATACCTTAGAATATGAACTTCAGGGTAAATCATCTTTCCCTACTTTAGAATTAACAAAAAATATTGATAAACCAATTGACAGATTTAAAGTTCTAATCGGTGGAAAAGATAAAGCCGCAGAACTCTACAGAAAATCTCTGGGAGCTTTATTTGCATACGTTTCTAACAAAGTTCCCGAAATTGCCGATGAAATCTACAAAGTAGACGATGCAATGCGTGCCGGATTCGGATGGGAAAATGGTCCTTTTGAAATATGGGATGCTGTCGGCGTTCAGAAAGGTATTGAACTGGCAGAAGCAACAGGTTACAAAGTTTCAGATTGGGTGAAAAATATGGCGTCCAAAAATGAAACATTCTATAAAGTAAATGATGACGGGCAAACTATTTTCTTTAACGAAAAAGCTTCATCTTATGATCAGATTCCGGGTCAGGATGCATTCATTATTTTAGATAACATCAGAAAAAATAAAACACTTTGGAGTAATTCCGGAGCTGCAATTGAAGATCTTGGTGACGGAATTATCAACTTTGAGATTCGTTCTAAAATGAATTCTTTAGGTGGGGAAGTTTTGGATGGATTAAACAGAGCAATAGATTTAGCCGAAAAAGAATACGATGGCTTAGTAATAGGAAACCAAGGTGCCAATTTCTCGGTAGGAGCCAATTTAGCGATGATTTTGATGATGGCTATTGAGCAAGACTGGGATGATCTGAATATGGCGATTGCCTATTTCCAAAAATCTATGATGAGAGTACGCTACTCTTCTATTCCTGTGGTAGTTGCACCTCACGGATTAACGCTTGGCGGTGGTTGCGAGATGACCATGCATGCAGACCGGGTGGTTGCAGCAGCAGAAACGTATATTGGCTTGGTAGAAACCGGTGTGGGCGTAATTCCCGGTGGTGGCGGAACAAAAGAGCTTACTCTGAGAACGTCAAGAGAATTCCATAAAGATGATGTTAAAAATAACAGACTTAGAGATGTTTTTATGAACATCGCAATGGGAAAAGTTGCAACTTCTGCTTATGAAGCCTACGACATGGGAATCTTGGAATACGGAAAAGACATTGTAACAGTTGATAAGAGAAGCCAGATTAAAAAAGCAAAAATGCTGGCTAAAAGCTTGGCAGAAAATGGTTATACACAACCTATAGAACAGAAAGTAAAAGTTTTAGGTAAAGATGCCCTTGGAATGTTCTACGTAGGGACAGATCAAATGCTTACCGGGAACTATATCTCTGAACACGACAAGAAAATTGCAGATAAACTGGCCAACGTAATGGTGGGCGGAAATCTTTCTGAAGAAACAATAGTTACCGAACAGTATCTTCTGAATCTTGAAAGAGAAACTTTCTTATCGCTCTGCGGTGAGAGAAAAACTCTGGAAAGAATTCAGTACATGTTACAGAAAGGAAAACCGTTGAGAAATTAATCTGTACCATGTCGGATGTAAAATGTAAAAAGTATTGACATGCATAATTTTAGAGAATTGGAAGTTTGGAAAAAATCAATATCGCTTTGTAAGCAGTATTATATTATTTCTAAAAGCTTTCCAAAGGACGAACTCTTTGGTTTGACATCCCAATCCAGAAGAAGTCTTTATTCAATTCCTTCAAATATTGCAGAAGGTGCAGGAAGAGATAGCAATCCGCAGTTTTGTCAATTTCTAAACATTGCATTAGGTTCTTCATTTGAATTCGAAACTCAAATTATAATTTCCTATGATTTAGATTTCATTAAAAAAGATGATTTTGATTTACTAATATCCGAAATAAGACATGTTCAAAACATGATAATAAAATTAAAGCAAAACTATTCAAAATAGAATTGTACAAAGTATGATGTAGGCTTAATAAAGTATAGATACAACCTACATTTTACATATTACATTTTACAAAAAATTTACATTAATGAAAACAGCATATATAGTTAAAGGGTTCAGAACTGCCGTTGGAAAAGCACCAAAAGGAAGTTTAAGATTTACAAGACCCGATGTAATGGCAGCTACCGTAATCGAAAAATTAATGGCTGAGCTTCCCCAATTAGACAAAAACAGAATTGATGACCTTATCGTAGGAAATGCAATGCCGGAAGCAGAACAAGGTCTTAATGTTGCCCGTTTAATATCCTTAATGGGCTTAAACACAGACAAAGTTCCCGGAGTTACCGTAAACAGATATTGTGCATCCGGAAGTGAGGCAATTGCAATTGCTTCTGCAAAAATTCAGGCAGGAATGGCAGATTGCATCATTGCAGGGGGAACAGAATCTATGTCTTACATTCCAATGGGGGGTTATAAACCGGTTCCTGAAACAGACATCGCAAAAACCAACCCAGATTATTACTGGGGAATGGGTTACACAGCGGAAGAAGTTGCCAAACAATACAATATCTCAAGAGAAGAACAGGATCAGTTTGCTTTTGAATCTCATATGAAAGCTTTAAAAGCCAACCAGGAAGGCAGATTTGCCAATCAGATTGTTCCTATTCCTGTCGAATATAATTTCTTGGATGAAAACCAGAAGATTCAGACTAAAAAGTTTGATTTCTCAGTAGATGAAGGTCCAAGAGCAGATACCTCTGTAGAAGGATTATCAAAACTAAAACCTGTATTTGCCCAAGGAGGAAGCGTAACCGCCGGAAATTCTTCTCAGATGAGTGATGGTGCAGCTTTCGTAATGGTCATGAGCGAAGAAATGGTGAAAGAATTAGGTCTTGAGCCTGAAGCTAGATTAGTAGCTTACGCTGCGGCAGGACTTGAACCGAGAATTATGGGAATGGGACCTATTTACGCCATTCCGAAAGCGTTGAAACAGGCTGGTTTAGAACTAAAAGATATTGAGTTAATAGAGCTTAACGAAGCATTTGCATCACAATCTGTTGCGATTAAAAAAGATCTAGGCTTAAATCCTGATATTTTAAATGTAAACGGAGGAGCCATTGCTTTGGGTCACCCGCTTGGATGTACCGGAACTAAACTAACCGTTCAGCTTCTTGACGAAATGAGAAAACGCGGAAACAAATACGGAATGGTTTCTATGTGCGTAGGAACAGGACAGGGAGCAGCTTCTATTTTTGAACTGTTATAATTTTATAATGTCGGTTGTACAATGTATAAAGTGTTAAAAAACTCAATAATAATCTCCTAAAAAGTACAGCGTACATTTTACATTATACTTTTTACAAAAAAATAAAAAAAACAATATATGGCAACAGTAAAAGGTGGTGAATTCCTGATTAAGGAAATTCCTGCAAACGAAATTTTCAGTCTTGAAGAACTGAATGAAGAACAAAAAATGCTTCGCGATTCTATCCGTGAATTTATTGATAGAGAAGTAATTCCGCATCACGAACGTTTTGAGCACAAAGATTATGCGCTTACGGAAGAGTGCATGAGAAAGCTGGGCGAAATGGGAGTTTTAGGAGTTGCCGTTCCCGAAGAATATGGTGGTTTAGGAATGGGCTTTGTAACTACTATGCTTGCCTGTGACGCAGCTTCCGGAGCCAATGGTTCATTGGCAACAGCTTATGGCGCACACACCGGAATTGGAACTCTGCCAATTTTACTTTACGGAACTGAAGAACAAAAGAAAAAATACCTACCGGATTTAGCGGCAGGAACAAAATTTGGAGCTTATTGCTTAACCGAGCCGGATGCAGGTTCAGACGCCAACTCCGGAAAAACCAGAGCAAAACTTTCTGAAGATGGTAAACACTACATCATCAACGGGCAGAAAATGTGGATTTCAAATGCCGGATTTGCAGATACATTTACCCTTTTTGCAAAAATTGACGATGATAAAAACATTACAGGTTTTGTAATCAACAGAAGCGAACTGGAAGATCCCAATTCTTTAACATTTGGGGAAGAAGAACACAAATTGGGGATTCGCTCCTCTTCTACCCGTCAGGTTTTCTTTAATGATATGAAAATCCCAGTGGAAAACCTTTTAGGCGAAAGAAATAACGGATTTAAAATCGCATTGAACGCTCTTAATGTGGGCAGAATTAAATTAGCTGCCGCAAACCTGGACGGGCAGAGAAGAATTCTTAACCATTCTCTTCAATATTCTTCAGAAAGAAAGCAGTTTGGGGTTTCTATCAATACTTTTGGAGCCATCAGAAAAAAATTGGCCGAAATGGCAACAGGTGTTTTTGTTTCTGAATCTGGATCATACAGAGCAGCAAAAGATGTTGAAGATAAAATTGCAGAACTGGTAGCCGGAGGAATGAATCATCAGGAAGCTGAGCTGAAAGGTGTAGAAGAATATGCTGTAGAATGCTCTATCTTAAAAGTATATGTTTCTGATCTTACACAGCACACAGCAGACGAAGGTATTCAGGTTTACGGAGGAATGGGCTTCTCTGAAGATGCGCCAATGGAAGCACCTTGGAGAGATTCCAGAATTGCAAGAATCTATGAAGGAACCAACGAAATCAACAGACTTTTAGCCGTTGGAATGTTAATTAAGAGAGCGATGAAAGGAGAACTAGACTTACTGTCTCCTGCAATGGCAATCGGCAAAGAATTAATGGGAATCCCATCGTTTGAAGTTCCTGATTATTCAGCATTCATGAGCGAAGAAAAAGCTATTATTGCGAACCTTAAGAAAGTATTTTTAATGGTTTCGGGAGCTGCTCTTCAGAAATATATGATGGATATCGAGAAACAACAGCATTTATTACTGAATGCTTCTGAAATTTTAAACCAGATTTACATGGCAGAATCTACAGTTTTAAGAGTAGAAAAACATTTTGCTGCTGATTCTGTAGAAACTGCAATAGCACAATTGAATCTATATAAAGCCGTTGAAAAAATCATCGTAGCTGCCAAAGAAGGAATTGTTTCTTTTGCAGAAGGTGATGAACAGAGAATGATGCTTTCAGGTTTGAGAAGGTTTACAAAATATACAAACCATCCAAATGTGGTTGCATTAACAGAAAAAGTGGCTGCCCATTTTATTGAAAAAGGAAATTATTAAAATCCATTTCATTAAAATTATTACAATAGCTTCAGATTTGCTCTGAAGCTATTTTATTTAGTGTAAAATAAAATTACGGCTTCTTTAAATTAATTTATGCCTAAAACAAATTACTATTGACACAATTTGAATAATTTTGCAAAAAATTAAATATTCTAAAAGATGTCTGATAATAATCATCAGGTTTTTCAAACTCAGGATTCAAAAAGATATACACGCACAAGGTGGGCTATTAACAGTATTATTGCTGTGGTCATTTTTATTGTTATTGTAGTTAGCATTGCGGTTTTGAGAGGAAAAAATCCTTCTATGCCACACATGAATTCTGTAGGAAATTCTTACAAATCTAAAATGGATCCCGAAAATCCTTTTACTTTTGAAACCAGGCTGAACAAGAAATTCAAAGGTTTTAAAGACTTTCTGAATAAAAAAATTCAGGAAGAAAACAGAAACTCTAACAATGTAAATGCCCAACTCATTCGTGGTGCGTTTTACACTCCTTGGTCCCCTCTTTCATTAACCGATCTTAGAATTAACGGAGATAAGCTTAATACTATTTATCCGGAATGGTTTTTCATCAATCCTAAAACCTATCAATTAGATTCCCGAATAGATAATGAAGCACTGGATGTAATGCGTCATCACAAACTCAGTGTACAGCCTATTTTAAACAACTTTATCTCTGTTCCGGGAAAAGAAGGCAAGTTCAGTGGAGATTTGCTGCATACGGTTTTACACAATCAAAACATTCAGAACCAATTGATTAATCAAATCATCAAAACCCTTAAAGCCAATAATCTTCAGGGGATAAATATTGACTTTGAGGAAATTAAAGAAAATTCTGATGAATACTTGAATGCATTTATGCAAAATCTTTATGCTCAATTCAAGAAAAACAATCTTGTTGTATCTATAGACGTAATGGCAGATAATTCTGATTACGATTTATCTTTCCTGAAAAATCATGTGGATTATTTTATCCTGATGGCGTATGACCAGTTTAACGATCCATCACAAGCCGGACCAATTTCTGATCAGAAATGGATCGAAAAACAGATGGATTATGTTGCTAAAAATGTCCCTTCTGAGAAAATTATCTTAGGAATTGGTGCTTACGGAAGACAATGGATTAAAGACGAAACAGGAACTCATATTGAAGATATTACTTATAGCCAGGCAATTGACCGGGCAAAAATTTCAAATTCAAAAATTCAGTTTGATGATAATTCCTACAATCTGCATTTCAGTTATCATTTTACCGGAAGTAATAACGAATATGAAAGCGACAACCAAATTTGGTTTACCGATGCCGCAACAACCTTCAATATTCTGAGATTTTCTGATGACTATCGAAATGCGGGAACTGCAATTTGGCGTTTGGGAAGTGAAGATCCTAGAATCTGGACGTATTATAACCGGGATTTGAGTTCCAATGCACTTTCCAAAAGACCTTACAACTATAGTCTT encodes the following:
- a CDS encoding MarR family winged helix-turn-helix transcriptional regulator; translation: MDQNNKEKIENIDLILKQTWISVQKMYSDLAQEYDSTAVQALTLLKIDPKEGTRSTNLGPKMAIEPTSLTRIIKLLEDNGYIYKEKTTSDKREVIIKLTEKGLNSRNLSKEVVVNFNKKVMEKISLEKLEIFKEVMTEIMKISNDLNNKK
- a CDS encoding thiolase family protein, coding for MKTAYIVKGFRTAVGKAPKGSLRFTRPDVMAATVIEKLMAELPQLDKNRIDDLIVGNAMPEAEQGLNVARLISLMGLNTDKVPGVTVNRYCASGSEAIAIASAKIQAGMADCIIAGGTESMSYIPMGGYKPVPETDIAKTNPDYYWGMGYTAEEVAKQYNISREEQDQFAFESHMKALKANQEGRFANQIVPIPVEYNFLDENQKIQTKKFDFSVDEGPRADTSVEGLSKLKPVFAQGGSVTAGNSSQMSDGAAFVMVMSEEMVKELGLEPEARLVAYAAAGLEPRIMGMGPIYAIPKALKQAGLELKDIELIELNEAFASQSVAIKKDLGLNPDILNVNGGAIALGHPLGCTGTKLTVQLLDEMRKRGNKYGMVSMCVGTGQGAASIFELL
- a CDS encoding acyl-CoA dehydrogenase family protein, whose protein sequence is MATVKGGEFLIKEIPANEIFSLEELNEEQKMLRDSIREFIDREVIPHHERFEHKDYALTEECMRKLGEMGVLGVAVPEEYGGLGMGFVTTMLACDAASGANGSLATAYGAHTGIGTLPILLYGTEEQKKKYLPDLAAGTKFGAYCLTEPDAGSDANSGKTRAKLSEDGKHYIINGQKMWISNAGFADTFTLFAKIDDDKNITGFVINRSELEDPNSLTFGEEEHKLGIRSSSTRQVFFNDMKIPVENLLGERNNGFKIALNALNVGRIKLAAANLDGQRRILNHSLQYSSERKQFGVSINTFGAIRKKLAEMATGVFVSESGSYRAAKDVEDKIAELVAGGMNHQEAELKGVEEYAVECSILKVYVSDLTQHTADEGIQVYGGMGFSEDAPMEAPWRDSRIARIYEGTNEINRLLAVGMLIKRAMKGELDLLSPAMAIGKELMGIPSFEVPDYSAFMSEEKAIIANLKKVFLMVSGAALQKYMMDIEKQQHLLLNASEILNQIYMAESTVLRVEKHFAADSVETAIAQLNLYKAVEKIIVAAKEGIVSFAEGDEQRMMLSGLRRFTKYTNHPNVVALTEKVAAHFIEKGNY
- a CDS encoding four helix bundle protein — translated: MHNFRELEVWKKSISLCKQYYIISKSFPKDELFGLTSQSRRSLYSIPSNIAEGAGRDSNPQFCQFLNIALGSSFEFETQIIISYDLDFIKKDDFDLLISEIRHVQNMIIKLKQNYSK
- a CDS encoding 3-hydroxyacyl-CoA dehydrogenase/enoyl-CoA hydratase family protein, which gives rise to MKRRIKHVTVLGSGIMGSGIAAHFANIGVQVSLLDIVPFELSEAEQKKGLTKEDKAVRNRIASENFEKLKKASPALLYSPKFADRIKVGNFDDDLPKIKDTDWIIEVVVERLDIKKSVYEKIEQFRKPGTLISSNTSGIPIHFLTEGRSEDFKQYFAGTHFFNPVRYLPLLEIIPTTDTLPEVIDFYMNYGAKFLGKTTVLAKDTPAFIANRIGVFSIMDLLHNVQKLGLTVSDVDKLTGPVIGRPKSATFRTADVVGLDTLVHVANGVHQSGTEANDFNDVFELPAYIQKMMDNKWLGSKTEQGFYKKVKGADGKSEIHGLNLDTLEYELQGKSSFPTLELTKNIDKPIDRFKVLIGGKDKAAELYRKSLGALFAYVSNKVPEIADEIYKVDDAMRAGFGWENGPFEIWDAVGVQKGIELAEATGYKVSDWVKNMASKNETFYKVNDDGQTIFFNEKASSYDQIPGQDAFIILDNIRKNKTLWSNSGAAIEDLGDGIINFEIRSKMNSLGGEVLDGLNRAIDLAEKEYDGLVIGNQGANFSVGANLAMILMMAIEQDWDDLNMAIAYFQKSMMRVRYSSIPVVVAPHGLTLGGGCEMTMHADRVVAAAETYIGLVETGVGVIPGGGGTKELTLRTSREFHKDDVKNNRLRDVFMNIAMGKVATSAYEAYDMGILEYGKDIVTVDKRSQIKKAKMLAKSLAENGYTQPIEQKVKVLGKDALGMFYVGTDQMLTGNYISEHDKKIADKLANVMVGGNLSEETIVTEQYLLNLERETFLSLCGERKTLERIQYMLQKGKPLRN